From one Lolium rigidum isolate FL_2022 chromosome 4, APGP_CSIRO_Lrig_0.1, whole genome shotgun sequence genomic stretch:
- the LOC124707493 gene encoding photosystem II D2 protein, producing MVWPIALSLCLFRFRGWFTGTTFVTSWYTHGLASSYLEGCNFLTAAVSTPANSLAHSLLLLWGPEAQGDFTRWCQLGGLWTFVALHGAFALIGFMLRQFELARSVQLRPYNAISFSGPIAVFVSVFLIYPLGQSGWFFAPSFGVAAIFRFILFFQGFHNWTLNPFHMMGVAGVLGAALLCAIHGATVENTLFEDGDGANTFRAFNPTQAEETYSMVTANRFWSQIFGVAFSNKRWLHFFMLFVPVTGLWMSAIGVVGLALNLRAYDFVSQEIRAAEDPEFETFYTKNILLNEGIRAWMAAQDQPHENLIFPEEVLPRGNAL from the coding sequence ATGGTCTGGCCTATTGCTCTTTCCTTGTGCTTATTTCGCTTTAGGGGTTGGTTTACAGGGACAACTTTTGTAACTTCTTGGTATACCCATGGATTGGCTAGTTCCTATTTGGAAGGTTGTAATTTCTTAACCGCAGCAGTTTCTACCCCTGCCAATAGTTTAGCACACTCTTTGTTGCTACTATGGGGGCCGGAAGCACAAGGAGATTTTACTCGTTGGTGTCAATTAGGCGGTTTATGGACGTTTGTAGCTCTCCACGGGGCTTTTGCACTAATAGGTTTCATGTTACGCCAATTTGAACTTGCTCGGTCTGTTCAATTGCGGCCTTATAATGCAATCTCATTCTCTGGTCCAATCGCGGTTTTTGTTTCTGTATTCCTTATTTATCCACTGGGGCAATCTGGTTGGTTCTTTGCGCCGAGTTTTGGCGTAGCAGCAATATTTCGATTCATCCTTTTCTTCCAAGGATTTCATAATTGGACGTTGAACCCATTTCATATGATGGGAGTTGCCGGAGTATTAGGCGCGGCTCTGCTATGCGCTATTCATGGAGCGACCGTAGAAAACACTCTATTTGAGGACGGTGATGGTGCAAATACCTTCCGCGCTTTTAACCCAACTCAAGCTGAAGAAACTTATTCAATGGTCACGGCTAACCGCTTTTGGTCCCAAATCTTTGGTGTTGCTTTTTCCAATAAACGTTGGTTACATTTCTTTATGCTATTTGTACCCGTCACCGGTTTATGGATGAGTGCTATTGGCGTAGTAGGCCTGGCTCTGAACTTACGTGCCTATGACTTTGTTTCCCAGGAAATCCGTGCAGCGGAAGATCCTGAATTTGAGACTTTCTACACCAAAAATATTCTTTTAAACGAGGGTATTCGTGCGTGGATGGCAGCTCAGGATCAGCCTCATGAAAATCTTATATTCCCTGAGGAGGTTCTACCACGTGGAAACGCTCTTTAA